From Streptomyces sp. HUAS MG91, the proteins below share one genomic window:
- a CDS encoding aldo/keto reductase, which translates to MSAVPTVTLNNAVEIPQLGFGTFQIPPEETRGTTLAALEAGYRHIDTAQMYGNEKEVGQAVRDSGLDRADVFVTSKLNNDAHAHDDALRAFDVTMEKLGLDHLDLFLIHWPVPDKGDFTQTWKALEQIYRDGRARAIGVSNFQPHHLRRLMENSEVVPAVNQIEVHPYLTQDDVRAFGAEHDIATEAWSPIAQGKVLDDPTIGRIADRVGRTPAQVTLRWHLQRGDIVFPKSSTPQRIKENFDLFGFELSEGDMGEISALDRNERTGPDPDRFTG; encoded by the coding sequence GTGAGCGCCGTTCCCACCGTCACCCTCAACAACGCCGTCGAGATCCCGCAGCTGGGCTTCGGGACCTTCCAGATCCCGCCGGAGGAGACCCGCGGGACGACGCTGGCCGCGCTGGAGGCCGGCTACCGGCACATCGACACGGCTCAGATGTACGGCAACGAGAAGGAGGTCGGGCAGGCCGTCCGGGACTCCGGCCTCGACCGCGCGGACGTCTTCGTGACCAGCAAGCTGAACAACGACGCGCACGCGCACGACGACGCCCTGCGCGCCTTCGACGTCACCATGGAGAAGCTGGGCCTGGACCACCTGGACCTCTTCCTCATCCACTGGCCGGTGCCGGACAAGGGCGACTTCACGCAGACGTGGAAGGCCCTCGAGCAGATCTACCGCGACGGACGCGCCAGGGCCATCGGGGTGTCCAACTTCCAGCCCCACCACCTGCGCCGCCTGATGGAGAACTCCGAGGTGGTCCCCGCCGTCAACCAGATCGAGGTGCACCCGTACCTCACCCAGGACGACGTCAGGGCCTTCGGCGCCGAACACGACATCGCGACGGAGGCGTGGTCGCCCATCGCGCAGGGCAAGGTGCTCGACGACCCGACCATCGGCCGCATCGCGGACCGCGTGGGCCGCACTCCCGCGCAGGTCACCCTCAGGTGGCACCTCCAGCGCGGGGACATCGTCTTCCCCAAGTCCTCGACGCCGCAGCGCATCAAGGAGAACTTCGACCTCTTCGGCTTCGAGCTCAGCGAGGGCGACATGGGCGAGATCTCCGCGCTCGACCGCAACGAGCGCACCGGCCCCGACCCCGACCGCTTCACGGGCTGA
- a CDS encoding NAD(P)/FAD-dependent oxidoreductase, with amino-acid sequence MTPPQRDTPPTSQATAELRERYRIERERRVRPEGTRQYRSTTAEFGYFAEDPYVAEPARREPLRDVVDVAVVGGGFGGILAGARLRREGLAKVRVVEQGGDFGGTWYWNRYPGIHCDVESHVYLPMLDETGYVPEWKYAPGEEIRRHAMRIAEQFGLYEDALFSTTVTALTWDESAHQWVVDTDRGDRFRATYVVTATGTLSEPKLPGIPGIEDYKGHTFHTSRWDYGYTGGGPDGAMTGLAGKRVGVVGTGATGVQAIPMLAEDAGHLYVFQRTPSAVDVRGQRRMTPREVGADRPGWAAERRENFLRIVSGDDVERDLVTDRWTECAGLLEKLLPSFRRDGAPDFEATYEAADHATMDRIRARVTAEVADPATAAALQPWYRYACKRPTFSDKYLPAFNRDNVTLVDTADTHGIERMTVNGVVVGGVEYEVDCLVLATGFSVGVSGITSGKLPVTGSGGIRFLDAFTQRGPRTLHGFTSHGFPNLFMMGPLQNASSVNFTHILDEQAVHAAALIAAAEKRNAVVEPTPEAVDAWLAVCAEDAPDHEWFHAECTPGYYNREGRGRPNGPNAYPYGAVAFHDMLRRWREQDIDDVLRRTARQEDRRGLNTRTEPVRGWAAIPATR; translated from the coding sequence ATGACCCCGCCCCAGCGCGACACACCCCCCACCTCGCAGGCGACGGCAGAGCTGCGCGAGCGCTACCGGATCGAACGGGAGCGCCGGGTCCGCCCGGAGGGCACGCGCCAATACCGTTCCACCACCGCCGAGTTCGGCTACTTCGCCGAAGACCCGTACGTCGCGGAGCCGGCCCGGCGCGAGCCCCTGCGCGACGTGGTGGACGTCGCGGTCGTCGGCGGCGGCTTCGGCGGGATCCTGGCCGGCGCCCGGCTGCGCCGCGAGGGCCTGGCGAAGGTGCGCGTCGTCGAGCAGGGCGGGGACTTCGGCGGCACCTGGTACTGGAACCGCTATCCCGGCATCCACTGCGACGTCGAGTCGCACGTCTATCTGCCGATGCTCGACGAGACCGGCTACGTACCGGAGTGGAAATACGCGCCGGGCGAGGAGATCCGCCGGCACGCCATGCGGATCGCCGAGCAGTTCGGCCTGTACGAGGACGCCCTGTTCTCCACCACCGTCACCGCCCTCACCTGGGACGAGAGCGCCCACCAGTGGGTGGTCGACACCGACCGGGGCGACCGCTTCCGCGCCACCTACGTCGTCACCGCCACCGGCACCCTCTCTGAGCCCAAACTGCCCGGCATCCCCGGCATCGAGGACTACAAGGGCCACACCTTCCACACCTCGCGCTGGGACTACGGCTACACCGGCGGCGGCCCCGACGGAGCCATGACCGGGCTCGCGGGCAAGCGCGTCGGCGTCGTCGGCACGGGCGCCACCGGCGTGCAGGCGATCCCGATGCTCGCCGAGGACGCCGGCCACCTGTACGTCTTCCAGCGCACCCCGTCCGCCGTCGACGTGCGGGGCCAGCGGCGCATGACGCCGCGTGAGGTCGGCGCCGACCGTCCCGGCTGGGCGGCCGAACGGCGCGAGAACTTCCTGCGGATCGTCTCCGGCGATGACGTCGAGCGGGACCTCGTCACCGACCGCTGGACGGAGTGCGCGGGCCTGCTCGAAAAGCTCCTGCCCAGCTTCCGCCGCGACGGGGCACCGGACTTCGAGGCGACCTACGAGGCCGCGGACCACGCCACGATGGACCGGATACGGGCGCGCGTGACCGCCGAGGTCGCCGACCCGGCCACGGCCGCGGCGCTCCAGCCCTGGTACCGGTACGCGTGCAAGCGGCCCACGTTCTCCGACAAGTACCTGCCCGCCTTCAACCGGGACAACGTCACCCTCGTCGACACCGCCGACACCCACGGCATCGAGCGCATGACCGTGAACGGCGTGGTGGTGGGAGGCGTGGAGTACGAGGTCGACTGCCTCGTCCTCGCCACCGGATTCTCCGTCGGCGTCTCCGGCATCACCTCCGGGAAGCTGCCCGTGACCGGCAGCGGCGGCATCCGCTTCCTGGACGCGTTCACGCAGCGGGGCCCGCGCACCCTGCACGGCTTCACCAGCCACGGCTTCCCGAACCTGTTCATGATGGGCCCGTTGCAGAACGCCAGCAGCGTCAACTTCACCCACATCCTGGACGAACAGGCCGTCCACGCCGCCGCGTTGATCGCCGCCGCCGAGAAGCGGAACGCCGTCGTGGAACCGACCCCCGAGGCGGTGGACGCCTGGCTCGCGGTCTGCGCCGAGGACGCCCCGGACCATGAGTGGTTCCACGCCGAATGCACCCCCGGCTACTACAACCGCGAGGGCCGAGGCCGCCCGAACGGCCCGAACGCCTATCCCTACGGGGCTGTCGCCTTCCACGACATGCTGCGCCGCTGGCGCGAGCAGGACATCGACGACGTACTGCGACGTACTGCGCGGCAAGAAGACCGACGCGGGCTGAACACCCGTACGGAGCCGGTCAGGGGGTGGGCGGCCATCCCAGCCACCAGATGA
- a CDS encoding SMP-30/gluconolactonase/LRE family protein: MTTSRASRGALAGLAAIGLLTLAGCGTQPAAGPASKPAVSGEGRTIRATQVSHVTDVHASTGMTLLEGPVLAGKDELYVTDVTAPPGEPKLISVDVGTGRHRSVYTDRTGAYTSAQISPYDDRVYLTEYQTGAVVSLARDGSDRRTFFPGEVDGSAMNPDDIAFDDDGNLYVSDLHGMKTGRAEGRIVRIDRDGRKATVLADGLAHPNGVMFDPEQHGLWISELARNTISYLLLDADRTSVTSRHEAIHVDGGVAQTDSIAVDGDGNLYQALHGRPAMAVFSKYGERLGTVEVPAEAAKGLRSATNVAITPGGRTAYMTVSGPSGGYVYTFTALAKGIRLSNGG, translated from the coding sequence ATGACCACGTCCCGTGCATCCCGCGGCGCCCTGGCGGGTCTCGCCGCCATCGGTCTGCTGACGCTGGCCGGTTGCGGCACCCAGCCCGCCGCCGGCCCGGCCTCGAAGCCCGCGGTGTCCGGCGAGGGCCGCACCATCAGAGCCACCCAGGTCTCCCACGTCACCGACGTGCACGCGTCCACCGGCATGACGCTGCTCGAAGGCCCGGTCCTCGCGGGGAAGGACGAGCTGTACGTCACGGACGTCACCGCGCCGCCCGGCGAGCCCAAGCTCATCTCCGTGGACGTGGGAACGGGCCGGCACCGGAGCGTCTACACCGACAGGACCGGTGCTTACACGTCCGCGCAGATCAGTCCGTACGACGACCGCGTGTATCTGACCGAGTATCAGACGGGGGCCGTCGTCAGTCTCGCCCGGGACGGCTCGGACCGGCGGACCTTCTTCCCCGGCGAGGTCGACGGCTCGGCGATGAACCCCGACGACATCGCCTTCGACGACGACGGGAATCTGTACGTCAGCGATCTGCACGGCATGAAGACGGGCAGGGCCGAGGGGCGCATCGTGCGGATCGACCGCGACGGGAGGAAGGCCACCGTGCTCGCCGACGGCCTCGCCCATCCCAACGGGGTGATGTTCGATCCCGAGCAGCACGGGCTGTGGATCAGCGAACTCGCGCGGAACACCATCTCGTACCTGCTGCTGGACGCGGACAGGACGTCCGTGACGTCCCGGCACGAGGCGATCCACGTCGACGGCGGCGTGGCCCAGACGGACTCCATCGCCGTGGACGGTGACGGCAATCTCTATCAGGCGCTGCACGGCAGGCCCGCCATGGCCGTCTTCAGCAAGTACGGGGAGCGTCTGGGCACGGTCGAGGTGCCGGCCGAGGCGGCGAAGGGGCTGCGGTCGGCGACCAATGTCGCGATCACCCCGGGCGGCAGGACCGCCTACATGACGGTCAGCGGGCCCTCGGGCGGATACGTGTACACCTTCACCGCGTTGGCGAAGGGCATCCGGCTGTCGAACGGCGGCTGA
- a CDS encoding helix-turn-helix domain-containing protein has protein sequence MTNPSDPVRPRPANQGRRVAARNRAALIAAAREVFAEQGLNAPLSAVARRAGVGQGSLYRHFADRTALASAVLGENVRQIEQAAAEPDATLKSVLGVVTWHVTRSTAFVDLLRLRGDDQEGRELSERVRGALAGLSADGPGPAVDDLMLAVAMVSGAVAGPLEQRERQALAAWRLLGIEVGPLRPVETDTDV, from the coding sequence GTGACGAACCCCTCCGACCCCGTCCGGCCCCGCCCCGCGAACCAGGGGCGCCGGGTCGCGGCCCGCAACAGGGCCGCACTCATCGCGGCGGCCCGTGAGGTCTTCGCCGAGCAGGGGCTCAACGCCCCGCTGTCCGCCGTGGCCCGCCGCGCCGGGGTCGGCCAGGGCAGCCTCTACCGGCACTTCGCCGACCGGACGGCGCTCGCCTCGGCCGTCCTGGGCGAGAACGTCCGGCAGATCGAGCAGGCCGCCGCCGAGCCGGACGCGACGCTGAAGAGCGTGCTCGGCGTGGTCACGTGGCACGTGACCCGGTCGACGGCGTTCGTCGACCTCCTGCGGCTGCGGGGCGACGACCAGGAGGGCAGGGAACTGTCCGAGCGGGTCCGCGGCGCGCTGGCCGGTCTCTCGGCCGACGGACCCGGACCGGCCGTCGACGACCTCATGCTCGCCGTCGCGATGGTCTCGGGGGCCGTCGCGGGCCCCCTCGAGCAGCGCGAGCGCCAGGCGCTGGCGGCCTGGCGACTGCTCGGCATCGAGGTGGGGCCGCTGCGCCCCGTGGAGACGGACACCGACGTGTGA